The DNA region GATGCGTCTTTGCCCGACAGCACCTGGACCTTTGAGAGCCAGCAGGTGAGCTgatgacagtttattttgatgttCCAATAGTTTGTTAAGTGTCCAAAGTTATATAACCTACTGAAGTGCTTGGTTGTTGTTTAACAATCGTGTTTCAGCAACCATTGATATCAGTAATTAAGGGGGGAaatccatttctttttttccttttttttttctctttttttttttttttaccttagtCCAAGAAATGTGCAAttgtctgtgtcactgtctgcctgtctatctatctaatgTTTGGTTAAAATCTTGGAGAAATCATAGTAGTCCAAACTGTGTTCAGAAACAGTTCAAATGATCGTGTTCAATACATCCGTCAATATAGTCTCAAGCGCACATTTCTGAGCAGTTCAGCACCACGAAGTTGGACAGCGACTATTGGTGTAATACAGGGATTCGTATCAAAGTATGTGCGTGTGAGCGCATGTTTTGCCTGTGTTGCTGATCATCTTTTCAGAAAAAGTAATGTCATGCCCATAACATTCTTCCAAATGACTAGTTAAAGATCTCCTCAGACTGTGATTGTTGACAGCTGAGGTTGTATTAGCCAGGCTAATatcctgctctttctttctggttgaaaaatattttgtagtgacatgctacatttacattttttgacGTCCTGTAAGTCTCAAAATAATTGCTTTTGAGCTACAGCTGATAAAGAGAATAGATGCTGCGACTTTAAGAGTGTAGATCTGTTTCCCTCTCATTGGACGGTAGGTGGATGCTGTGCACCAATAGGATTCAGAACTGTACAAAGCAATCTTGTCCCTGCCCCCCATTCAGCCCCAGTGCTGTAACATGTAGACAGCAAAAAGCTAGAGGAGAGAAAGCAATGGGCttattttttaatatgaatCATTTCAATTAACAGCCATGCTCAGTAATTGTGGACAATTTTCCATTGGAATAACATCTGCGATGATGGATTTCAGCGCTGTTCTGTACAATATCTCGATTGGAATTATTGTGTTATAGCGGACCGAGGATGACAAAGAGAATAGGATACCGAGACTGGAGATGGCAGGCGCTTTGGTGgcatcatttctttctcttgtggAGTACAATAGACGGACAGACGCGTTACAGCATCCCAGAGGAATTAAAACAAGGATCTGTGGTCGGAAATCTAGCCAAAGATCTGGGTTTGGGACTGTCTGAGATTTTTGACCGTAAACTGCGCGTCGCCTCTGAGGCTGGTAAGCAGTATTTCAGCGTGGATGCGGGGAAGGGCGAGCTGGTGGTGAATGACAGAATAGACAGAGAGGCTTTATGCGGACAAAGCGCCAGCTGCGTGTTGCCTCTGCAGGTTGTCATTGAAGACCCATTACAACTTTTTCGTGTTGAGGTAGAAATACAAGACATTAATGATAATGCGCCGAGATTTCCATCAAATGATATCACGCTGGAGGTTGCTGAATCGACGGGTTTAGGGGTTCGTTTTCCATTAGAGAGCGCCATCGACCCAGATGCTGGCAGTAATTCATTGAAGTCGTACACTCTGGGTAAAGatgaatgttttaatgttaGAGTTAAAGAAGTTGCCGGCGGACGGAAAGTCCCTGAACTGATTATAGCAAAAAATTTAGATAGAGAAAAGAAGGCTGTTCATAAGCTTTTGTTGACTGCTCTAGATGGAGGAAACCCAGTGAGATCAGGGACCGCGCAAATATCTATTATAGTCCTTGACAACAACGATAATGTTCCAGCTTTTGAGAAAACGTTGTATAAAGTATCTATAAGTGAAAATGCTCCAGAAGGGGCATTGATTGTGCAAACAAAAGCCACAGACATGGACGATGGTCAAAACGGAGAGATAGAATACTCATTTGGAGCTCACACATCAGATActgttctctctgtttttactaTCGATCAGATATCAGGAACAATATTTCTTAAAGGAAAACTAGATTTCGAAACAACTGCAAATTATGAATTAGACGTAAGTGCGAAAGATAAAGGCAGTCCAAGAATGGAAGGGCACTGTACCGTGCATGTTGAAATTTTAGATGTTAACGATAATGCTCCAGAAATAATACTCACCTCTCATCCAAAGCCAGTGCGCGAAGATTCGCCTAATGGAACCGTAGTAGCTTTAATCAGTGCCCGAGATTTTGACTCCGGTGTTAATGGAAAAGTAACATTACAGCTGGCCAAGAAATCTGGGTTCGCCCTAAAACCGTCGTTTTCTCAGAATTATGCACTAGTTACTAGTGGTGTTTTAGATCGAGAAAATGTCTCTGAATATAATATTGAGATAACAGCCACTGACTcaggctctcctcctctgtccagtAAGAAAATTATACCTGTCAGCATCACTGATGTGAATGACAACCCTCCTGTATTCACTCAGTCCTCCTATAATGTATATTTGAAAGAGAATGGAGTACCAGGATCGATACTGTACTCAGTATCAGCATCTGACCTGGATTTTGGTGAAAATGCCAAAATCTCTTACTCCATACTGGACTCTAAAGTGCAGGACGTTTCTGTCTCATCTTATGTTTACATTAACTCAGATAACGGCAGCATCTACAGCATGCACTCGTTTGACTATGAGAAACTCAAGGTGTTTCAGATCCAGGTTCAGGCAAAGGACCAGGGCTCTCCGTCTCTCAGCAGCAACGCCACTGTCCATGTTTTCGTCCTGGACCAGAACGACAACGCCCCCGCTGTTATTTACCCCTCCTCCGCTGCCCTGGGCTCCCTCTCTCATCAGAGGATGCCCCGCTCCGCCAAAGCGGGTCACCTGGTCACTAAGGTGACGGCCGTGGACGCTGACTCGGGCCATAACGCCTGGATCTCCTACAAAGTGGCGGAGGCCACAGACGCCTCTCTGTTCACTGTCAATCTGTACACAGGGGAGGTGAGGACTAAACGCGCTGTGTCCGAGCAGGACGACTCCTCTCAGAGGCTGCTGATAGAGGTCAGGGACGACGGGGAGCCGGTCCAGTCCGCCACCGTCACGGTGTCCATCCTGCTGGAGGACGGCCTCCATGAGCCCATCTTAGACCTCCGACAGAAAGCGGCCGAGCCCAGCAAGAAAACTGAGAGAATGACTCTTTATTTGATTGTGTCTCTGGCCTCGGTGTCCGTGCTGTCTCTGGTGACTTTTCTCATCTTAGCGGTCAAATgcgtgaggagcagcagaagcagcggTAGTTGCTGCATGACACGGACCGACTTTGACGATTACAAGAACCCCAACAGAAACCTGCAGATTCAGCTCAACACTGACGGACCTATAAAGTACGTGGAGGTCCTGGGAGGAGACATGTTGTCTCAGAGTCAGTCCTTCAGGTCGTGCATGTCTCCCATGTCAGAGTACAGTGATTTCACTTTGATCAAAcccagcagcaccacagacTTTAAGGAGGTGATCAGTGTCCTGGATGCGTCTTTGCCCGATAGCACCTGGACCTTTGAGAGCCAGCAGGTGAGCAAACAACAATCATTGTTctcatgaagaaaaaaaaacaaaaacaaaacattgctcatttatttatttatttatttatttatttatttatttatttatttatttatttatttatttatttgcaattGAGAACAGAAAATACGCAATTGTAACAGTCTGTTGTGAACGTCGGTCAGCTGGACACACAAAAAacgtctatctatctatctatctatctatctatctatctatctatctatctatctatctatctatctatctatctatctatctatctggtTGCCTGATCTGTCTGTCGACAGTAGTTAATCTGTCGGTGGAGCTGCTGGTCTGCcctctttcatcttttcatgtcGTCTTCATTAAATAGTGGCAAAATAAAAGTAATCTGCAAAAAGTGTTTTTCGAGACGGTCAACATATTTGTGTTGAAGGCATGCATTAATTTAGTGTTGCACGCATACTTTTGAACAATTCAGCACCATTAGAGGGGACAGCGACTGTTACGTCGGAACAGTGTTGTTTCATTAACTACACAGTTGTCTTGACAAAAGATAACTGTTTGATACCTTTTAtgctttctcttttctgtgaTTCGAAATGAAATGTTATCTTTTCAAATAGCTTGACGTACTGAATGCAGTGTGGTTctcattcatattttatgtttgacaGCGATTCTCTCATTATTTGGTTTTCTGTGTCATAATAATGCCACACGGAAGCTCACAACGAGAATAGACCCTGCCCCTTTAACAGTGTCGATCAGTGTCCCTCTCATTGGATGGTGAAAATGGATGCTGTGCACCAATAGGATTCAGAACTGTACAAAGCAATCTTGTCCCTGCCCCCATGCAGCCTGATCGCTATAACACTTTGGATGCAATGAGCTCGAGGAGAGACGGTGACGAGCTCGTGTTTTCTAAGATTTAAACGTATTAATTTTAGCGTACAGCCATGTTTAAACATTACGGGAATTTTTCGTTGGGTGTATTCCCTACTATCGTGGAATCCACCATTGCGATGAACAAAATCTCGTTTGGAATGAATGTGTTATAGCGGACCAAGGATGACAAAGAGAATGGGATACCGAGACTGGAGATGGCAGGCGCTTTGGTGgcatcatttctttctcttgtggAGTACAATAGACGGACAGACGCGTTACAGCATCCCAGAGGAATTAAAACAAGGATCTGTGGTAGGAAATCTGGCCAAAGATCTGGGTTTGGGACTATCAGATATTTTTGACCGTAAGATGAGTGTCGCCTCTGAGGCTGGTAAGCAGTATTTCAGCGTGGATGCGGGGAAGGGCGAGCTGGTGGTGAATGACAGAATAGACAGAGAGGCTTTATGCGGACAAAGCGCCAGCTGTGTGCTACCTCTGCAGGTTGTTGTTGAAAATCCGTTGCAGTCTCATCGAATTGAAGTGGAAATCAGAGATACAAATGATAATTCTCCTCGTTTTCTTACACAGGAGATTAACCTTAAAATACCAGAATCAGTTGCGATTGGCAAAAGTTTTCCTTTGGGAAGTGCGGAAGACCCTGATGTTGGAAGCAATTCTTTGAAAACGTACTCTCTGAGCAAAAACGATTACTTTTCTCTCAAATTCAAAGACTcaaaaaatggcaaaagtgTTCCAGAATTAGTATTAGAAAAGCCATTAGACCGGGAAAAGAATGCTGTCCATCATCTGCTGCTAACAGCATTAGATGGGGGAAACCCAGTCACATCGGGAACCTGTAAGATTATCGTTACTGTACTTGATAATAACGATAATTTTCCTATATTCAATGAAAATGAGTACAAAGTCTCTTTAAAGGAAAACAGCACCAAAGGAACATTTGTAATCAAACTTACAGCTACAGACGCCGACGATGGTCTTAATGGTGAAGTTAAATATTCCTTCGGGTCCCGTACACCAGACTTTGTCTTATCAACGTTTGAAATTAATGACATAACAGGAGAAATTGTATTACAAGGGCCATTAGATTATGAGAGATCTAAATCATACCTTATAGATATAACAGCTAAAGACAAAGGCACTCCTGAAATGGAGGGTCACTGTCGTGTGCAGTTGGATGTAGAAGACATAAACGATAATGCTCCAGAAATTGTACTGACTTCAAAGCCCAGTCCTGTACGTGAAGACGCACCAAGTGGCACAGTAGTAGCTTTAATCAGTGCACGGGACCTTGATTCTGGTGATAATGGCAAAGTGACTTTACAGCTTCCCAAACATTCTCCTTTCACTCTGAAACCATCGTTCTCTAATAATTATGAACTCGTTACCAGTGGTGCTTTAGACCGAGAGCGTTTCTCTGAGTATAATATTGAGATAACAGCCACTGACTcaggctctcctcctctgtccagtAAGAAAATTATACCTGTCAGCATCACTGATGTGAATGACAACCCTCCTGTATTCACTCAGTCCTCCTATAATGTATATTTGAAAGAGAATGGAGTACCAGGATCGATACTGTACTCAGTATCAGCATCTGACCTGGATTTTGGTGAAAATGCCAAAATCTCTTACTCCATACTGGACTCTAAAGTGCAGGACGTTTCTGTCTCATCTTATGTTTACATTAACTCAGATAACGGCAGCATCTACAGCATGCACTCGTTTGACTATGAGAAACTCAAGGTGTTTCAGATTCAGGTTCAGGCAAAGGACCAGGGCTCTCCGTCTCTCAGCAGCAACGCCACTGTCCATGTTTTCGTCCTGGACCAGAACGACAACGCCCCCGCTGTTATTTACCCCTCCTCCGCTGTCCTGGGCTCCCTCTCTCATCAGAGGATGCCCCGCTCCGCCAAAGCGGGTCACCTGGTCACTAAGGTGACGGCCGTGGACGCTGACTCGGGCCATAACGCCTGGATCTCCTACAAAGTGGCGGAGGCCACAGACGCCTCTCTGTTCACTGTCAATCTGTACACAGGGGAGGTGAGGACTAAACGCGCTGTGTCCGAGCAGGACGACTCCTCTCAGAGGCTGCTGATAGAGGTCAGGGACGACGGGGAG from Chaetodon trifascialis isolate fChaTrf1 chromosome 5, fChaTrf1.hap1, whole genome shotgun sequence includes:
- the LOC139331728 gene encoding protocadherin gamma-C5-like — translated: MTKRIGYRDWRWQALWWHHFFLLWSTIDGQTRYSIPEELKQGSVVGNLAKDLGLGLSEIFDRKLRVASEAGKQYFSVDAGKGELVVNDRIDREALCGQSASCVLPLQVVIEDPLQLFRVEVEIQDINDNAPRFPSNDITLEVAESTGLGVRFPLESAIDPDAGSNSLKSYTLGKDECFNVRVKEVAGGRKVPELIIAKNLDREKKAVHKLLLTALDGGNPVRSGTAQISIIVLDNNDNVPAFEKTLYKVSISENAPEGALIVQTKATDMDDGQNGEIEYSFGAHTSDTVLSVFTIDQISGTIFLKGKLDFETTANYELDVSAKDKGSPRMEGHCTVHVEILDVNDNAPEIILTSHPKPVREDSPNGTVVALISARDFDSGVNGKVTLQLAKKSGFALKPSFSQNYALVTSGVLDRENVSEYNIEITATDSGSPPLSSKKIIPVSITDVNDNPPVFTQSSYNVYLKENGVPGSILYSVSASDLDFGENAKISYSILDSKVQDVSVSSYVYINSDNGSIYSMHSFDYEKLKVFQIQVQAKDQGSPSLSSNATVHVFVLDQNDNAPAVIYPSSAALGSLSHQRMPRSAKAGHLVTKVTAVDADSGHNAWISYKVAEATDASLFTVNLYTGEVRTKRAVSEQDDSSQRLLIEVRDDGEPVQSATVTVSILLEDGLHEPILDLRQKAAEPSKKTERMTLYLIVSLASVSVLSLVTFLILAVKCVRSSRSSGSCCMTRTDFDDYKNPNRNLQIQLNTDGPIKYVEVLGGDMLSQSQSFRSCMSPMSEYSDFTLIKPSSTTDFKEVISVLDASLPDSTWTFESQQVSKQQSLFS
- the LOC139331591 gene encoding protocadherin gamma-C5-like codes for the protein MCYSGPRMTKRMGYRDWRWQALWWHHFFLLWSTIDGQTRYSIPEELKQGSVVGNLAKDLGLGLSDIFDRKMSVASEAGKQYFSVDAGKGELVVNDRIDREALCGQSASCVLPLQVVVENPLQSHRIEVEIRDTNDNSPRFLTQEINLKIPESVAIGKSFPLGSAEDPDVGSNSLKTYSLSKNDYFSLKFKDSKNGKSVPELVLEKPLDREKNAVHHLLLTALDGGNPVTSGTCKIIVTVLDNNDNFPIFNENEYKVSLKENSTKGTFVIKLTATDADDGLNGEVKYSFGSRTPDFVLSTFEINDITGEIVLQGPLDYERSKSYLIDITAKDKGTPEMEGHCRVQLDVEDINDNAPEIVLTSKPSPVREDAPSGTVVALISARDLDSGDNGKVTLQLPKHSPFTLKPSFSNNYELVTSGALDRERFSEYNIEITATDSGSPPLSSKKIIPVSITDVNDNPPVFTQSSYNVYLKENGVPGSILYSVSASDLDFGENAKISYSILDSKVQDVSVSSYVYINSDNGSIYSMHSFDYEKLKVFQIQVQAKDQGSPSLSSNATVHVFVLDQNDNAPAVIYPSSAVLGSLSHQRMPRSAKAGHLVTKVTAVDADSGHNAWISYKVAEATDASLFTVNLYTGEVRTKRAVSEQDDSSQRLLIEVRDDGEPVQSATVTVSILLEDGLHEPILDLRQKAAEPSKKTERMTLYLIVSLASVSVLSLVTFLILAVKCVRSSRSSGSCCMTRTDFDDYKNPNRNLQIQLNTDGPIKYVEVLGGDMLSQSQSFRSCMSPMSEYSDFTLIKPSSTTDFKEVISVLDASLPDSTWTFESQQVSR